Proteins encoded together in one Candidatus Acidiferrales bacterium window:
- a CDS encoding chloride channel protein yields the protein MEIDHTNSTGSRSRLFFLSFLGGLIGLIAGIVSFVLYNLIGLFTNLSFYHRYSFQFVSPQYNNIGILVILVPVIGGLIVGVMAKYGTSKIKGHGIPEAIEAVVINKSKISGKVAILKPLSAAIAIGTGGPFGAEGPIIQTGGAIGSLLGQFIPTTASERKILLACGAGAGMAATFSTPIAGVILAVELLLFEFKPRSFIPLVIATAVATAARFKLLGPGPMFHTGSLDFDIARNAVYFVVLGVLCGIGAIVFTKALYWTEDQFEKLPIDSLWWPAIGALGLGVIGFFIPRVFGVGYDTISDILNNNIALKILLLLMIFKSIALLVSLGSGTSGGLLAPMFMASAAMGGSFAVVVNHLIPTANLSPGAFALVAMGAVFGAAARSTFAFIVFSFEITRDYDAILPLMLVGVIASAIAISFLKNSIMTEKLARRGVHVFQEYDTDVLRLTPVRDVMDRNPAVVYAKDTVGNLADKIARNDPEYSSHKAYPVLDEQEGLIGIVTQGDLLKAIDKNKSDENVLNIAATKLVVTYADESVYDAVSKMLKNNIGRLPVVERQNPKKLIGYLGRANVISSRLKQIEEESVVEAHRSLTSWRSKREVPT from the coding sequence ATGGAAATAGATCATACAAACTCAACCGGTTCACGATCTCGACTCTTCTTCTTATCATTTCTTGGCGGCCTGATCGGGTTGATTGCCGGCATCGTCTCATTCGTGCTGTACAATCTGATCGGATTGTTCACCAATCTTTCATTCTATCACCGTTATTCATTTCAATTCGTCAGTCCGCAATACAACAACATCGGGATACTTGTAATATTAGTGCCGGTGATTGGAGGGCTGATTGTCGGCGTAATGGCGAAATATGGGACGTCGAAAATAAAGGGGCACGGAATTCCAGAAGCTATCGAGGCGGTTGTAATTAATAAAAGCAAGATTTCCGGAAAGGTGGCGATACTGAAGCCGCTCTCAGCCGCAATCGCGATCGGCACCGGCGGACCGTTCGGCGCCGAAGGCCCGATCATCCAGACAGGCGGCGCCATTGGTTCACTCCTTGGCCAATTTATACCAACGACCGCGTCCGAGCGAAAAATCCTTCTGGCCTGCGGCGCGGGCGCGGGAATGGCAGCAACCTTCAGCACACCAATTGCCGGGGTTATCCTCGCGGTGGAACTGCTTCTGTTTGAATTCAAGCCGCGGTCGTTCATTCCTCTTGTCATAGCGACTGCAGTAGCAACTGCCGCTAGATTTAAACTTCTTGGACCCGGCCCGATGTTCCACACGGGTTCACTCGATTTTGACATCGCCAGGAACGCGGTATACTTTGTCGTGCTTGGTGTCCTCTGTGGAATCGGAGCAATAGTCTTCACGAAAGCTCTTTATTGGACTGAGGACCAGTTTGAGAAATTGCCGATCGATTCTCTATGGTGGCCTGCGATCGGCGCGCTGGGACTCGGGGTCATCGGTTTCTTCATTCCACGCGTGTTCGGCGTAGGCTACGATACTATCTCCGATATACTGAACAACAACATTGCGCTGAAGATTCTTCTTCTACTGATGATCTTCAAATCCATCGCTTTGCTCGTGTCGCTGGGTTCCGGAACATCAGGCGGACTTCTGGCCCCGATGTTTATGGCAAGCGCAGCAATGGGAGGCTCATTCGCAGTTGTCGTGAATCATCTAATTCCAACGGCGAACCTATCGCCTGGCGCATTCGCACTCGTTGCCATGGGCGCGGTTTTCGGAGCCGCAGCTCGCTCTACTTTTGCATTTATAGTCTTTTCCTTTGAGATTACCCGGGACTATGATGCAATTCTGCCTCTCATGCTCGTCGGTGTAATCGCATCGGCAATCGCGATATCCTTCCTCAAAAATTCTATCATGACCGAGAAACTCGCACGAAGAGGCGTGCATGTGTTTCAGGAATACGACACCGACGTTCTGCGGCTTACTCCGGTCCGGGATGTGATGGACAGAAATCCTGCCGTGGTTTACGCAAAAGACACTGTCGGGAATCTGGCGGACAAAATCGCACGTAATGACCCGGAGTACAGTTCCCACAAGGCATATCCTGTACTCGATGAACAAGAAGGACTGATCGGGATAGTCACCCAGGGAGACCTCTTAAAGGCAATCGATAAAAACAAATCCGATGAAAACGTTCTTAATATAGCGGCAACCAAATTGGTGGTGACCTACGCTGACGAGAGTGTTTATGACGCGGTGTCGAAAATGCTTAAGAACAATATCGGGAGGCTGCCCGTAGTTGAAAGACAAAATCCGAAAAAGTTAATCGGATATCTCGGACGGGCGAACGTTATCTCTTCGAGACTTAAACAAATTGAAGAAGAATCAGTGGTGGAAGCGCATCGGTCTTTAACAAGTTGGAGGAGTAAACGAGAAGTTCCTACATAA
- a CDS encoding FlgD immunoglobulin-like domain containing protein — MIGIKTVLLLMSITLCLTQSASSKTVPRRVSSTTPKAGIQIVGVSPYQLVQLYGSAGSSMYPTSGFSTVGEKTTVFLRAMDSTGGTIQSVSWSVVDPNGGHALIDSASAPFTTITPDTTGEYTINLQLTTAGGSSQSSATITSANYVGVGSVGIFTNDTMATDNHYAKFPQCAYCHEFLTPATDPTAGVQKWALTVHANTFRNRINGTMGYFAGLCEKCHTTGYNPQAENGNFANVASQAGWTFPTSLVDTNFAHLYNSSSQLAQLASVGCESCHGPGDQHAGDPSKISVSLSASVCMRCHDSPPYYNIGRMWVSSPHDSGMSAIQAEEATVNSGSATCAKCHNGSGFFDFASNNDLQSSYDPMPLTCAGCHNPHDASNPYQLRKVTADSLKNGFGITEGGAGVLCMNCHRSRASANIAVSSGWVAFFGPHEGPQTDIFFGENGYQFGDSSITGLNTHTQLTDACVTCHMASDTLDPKATNLLGGHTWKMSGPDSVGNQVDNTTACQSCHGPITDFDQIPAPYDYAGIADGGPIPGVQTEVQALLNKLASLLPDSVISNPNSATVGKGLTRRQLGALYDYLLVSKDGSLGIHNAKYTFALLTGAIGTLTGVKQINEQVPHSYVLEQNYPNPFNPTTMIDFSVPRAGMVNISIYNSVGQLVKVLTNDNYSPGKYQVLWDGTNGGGNPVASGVYFYRLVTRDGNMQVKKMILLK, encoded by the coding sequence ATGATAGGAATAAAGACAGTATTATTGCTGATGTCGATAACATTATGCCTGACTCAATCCGCTTCTTCTAAGACTGTTCCCCGCAGAGTGTCTTCGACGACGCCGAAGGCGGGAATACAAATCGTCGGCGTGTCACCATACCAGCTTGTCCAGCTTTATGGTTCGGCAGGGAGCTCGATGTATCCAACCTCCGGTTTCAGCACTGTCGGCGAGAAGACCACCGTATTCCTGCGGGCGATGGATTCAACAGGCGGGACGATTCAATCGGTGAGCTGGTCGGTGGTTGATCCGAACGGCGGCCACGCGCTGATCGACAGCGCAAGCGCACCCTTTACGACTATCACTCCGGACACGACAGGAGAATATACAATCAATCTTCAATTAACGACTGCAGGAGGGAGTTCTCAATCTTCAGCTACGATCACTTCCGCAAACTATGTGGGAGTCGGCTCGGTCGGAATTTTCACGAACGACACAATGGCAACTGACAACCATTACGCCAAGTTTCCTCAGTGCGCTTACTGCCACGAATTCCTCACGCCGGCCACCGATCCCACGGCAGGAGTTCAAAAGTGGGCGCTGACCGTGCACGCAAATACGTTCAGGAACAGGATCAACGGTACTATGGGATATTTTGCCGGTCTGTGCGAGAAGTGCCATACAACCGGATACAATCCGCAGGCTGAGAATGGGAACTTCGCAAACGTTGCAAGCCAGGCAGGGTGGACTTTTCCAACTTCACTTGTTGACACGAACTTTGCACATCTTTATAACTCGTCGTCGCAACTTGCGCAACTGGCGAGCGTCGGATGTGAAAGCTGCCATGGCCCCGGCGACCAACATGCCGGTGATCCATCTAAGATTTCAGTTTCTCTTAGCGCATCGGTTTGTATGAGATGCCATGATTCACCGCCATATTACAACATAGGACGCATGTGGGTATCGAGCCCGCATGACAGCGGGATGAGTGCAATTCAAGCGGAAGAAGCCACAGTAAACAGCGGCTCCGCCACTTGTGCAAAGTGCCATAATGGATCAGGATTTTTTGACTTCGCGAGCAACAATGACCTGCAGTCTTCTTACGATCCCATGCCGCTCACATGCGCGGGATGCCACAATCCACACGATGCTTCTAATCCGTACCAGCTTAGAAAGGTAACTGCCGATAGTCTAAAGAACGGCTTTGGTATAACAGAGGGTGGTGCAGGCGTGTTGTGCATGAATTGCCATCGCTCGAGGGCGAGCGCAAATATCGCGGTCTCGAGTGGCTGGGTCGCATTCTTTGGTCCGCACGAAGGGCCGCAAACCGACATATTCTTTGGCGAAAACGGCTATCAATTTGGCGACAGCTCAATAACAGGGCTCAACACTCACACCCAGCTTACGGATGCCTGCGTGACATGCCACATGGCTTCGGATACGCTTGATCCCAAGGCTACAAATTTGTTGGGCGGCCACACCTGGAAGATGAGCGGGCCGGATAGCGTCGGGAACCAGGTCGACAATACAACAGCCTGCCAATCATGTCATGGTCCGATCACCGATTTTGATCAGATACCTGCTCCATATGACTATGCCGGCATAGCTGACGGAGGGCCGATACCTGGAGTGCAGACCGAAGTTCAGGCTCTCCTCAATAAGCTGGCATCGCTGCTGCCTGATTCGGTAATCTCAAATCCGAACAGTGCCACTGTCGGCAAAGGACTGACGCGGAGACAGCTTGGTGCGCTATACGATTACCTCTTGGTTTCAAAAGACGGAAGTTTAGGAATCCATAATGCCAAATACACATTCGCTTTGCTGACGGGTGCAATCGGCACGTTGACCGGCGTGAAACAAATTAACGAGCAGGTTCCGCACTCATATGTGCTTGAGCAGAACTACCCTAATCCTTTTAACCCCACCACGATGATTGATTTCTCAGTCCCGAGAGCAGGGATGGTAAACATATCGATCTACAATTCTGTCGGCCAGCTTGTCAAAGTTTTAACTAACGACAACTATTCTCCCGGCAAGTATCAAGTATTATGGGACGGCACAAATGGAGGAGGAAATCCAGTGGCAAGCGGCGTCTATTTCTACAGACTTGTTACTCGTGACGGGAATATGCAAGTCAAAAAAATGATCTTGCTGAAATAG
- the dnaJ gene encoding molecular chaperone DnaJ, with product MPTKRDYYEILGVLKSASVDDVKKAYRKLAMQYHPDRNPGNKEAEEKFKEATEAYEVLSDQDKRSRYDRFGHEGVRMGTDFHDWTNTNPNDIFSVFNDLFGGGFGGSIFDDLFGAGTRSRSRGSHAGGERGTDLKISVKLTMEEIAGGVEKKIKLKRLEKCQTCGGTGAKGGSGTTTCPTCGGSGELRRASRTMFGQFVNIVQCSTCGGSGRVIKDPCNTCGGSGRMNGESTIKVKIPAGVSEGNYLTLRGEGNAGKRGGPNGDLIVMIEESPHQHFKRDGDDIIYELDLSFPEAALGSEIEVPTLTGRAKLKIEPGIQSGKILRMREKGLPHLNGYGRGDQLVSINVFTPTKLNQKDKELLKELGHSVNLKPPSRNGTN from the coding sequence ATGCCAACGAAAAGAGATTACTACGAAATTTTAGGCGTCCTGAAAAGCGCCTCTGTTGATGATGTGAAGAAGGCATACCGCAAGCTCGCGATGCAATATCATCCCGATAGGAATCCAGGAAATAAAGAAGCCGAGGAAAAATTTAAGGAAGCAACCGAGGCTTATGAAGTCCTGAGCGATCAGGACAAGCGCTCGAGATACGATAGATTCGGTCATGAAGGAGTTAGAATGGGTACTGATTTTCATGACTGGACAAACACCAACCCGAACGACATCTTCAGCGTTTTTAACGACCTCTTTGGAGGCGGGTTTGGCGGCTCGATATTTGACGACCTTTTTGGAGCCGGAACCCGCAGCCGTTCGCGAGGTTCACATGCCGGCGGAGAACGCGGTACGGATCTGAAAATCTCCGTTAAACTCACTATGGAAGAAATCGCGGGCGGTGTTGAGAAGAAAATCAAGCTCAAAAGACTTGAAAAATGCCAGACCTGCGGTGGAACCGGAGCAAAAGGGGGAAGTGGAACCACGACATGTCCCACTTGCGGAGGAAGCGGTGAATTGCGGCGGGCTTCCCGTACAATGTTCGGGCAGTTCGTAAACATTGTTCAATGCTCGACGTGCGGCGGGAGCGGCAGAGTCATCAAAGATCCATGCAACACCTGCGGCGGTTCCGGCAGAATGAACGGCGAGTCCACAATCAAAGTCAAAATTCCCGCAGGAGTCAGTGAAGGAAACTACCTGACGCTCCGAGGAGAAGGAAACGCCGGTAAGCGAGGAGGCCCAAACGGCGACTTGATTGTGATGATCGAGGAATCTCCTCACCAGCACTTCAAACGTGATGGTGATGACATCATATATGAACTTGATTTGAGTTTTCCTGAAGCAGCTCTCGGAAGCGAAATCGAAGTGCCGACGCTCACTGGCAGGGCGAAACTCAAGATAGAGCCGGGTATCCAATCAGGAAAAATCTTACGGATGCGAGAAAAAGGCCTCCCCCACCTGAACGGATACGGCCGCGGCGACCAGCTGGTCAGCATTAACGTTTTCACTCCGACAAAACTAAATCAAAAGGATAAGGAATTGCTCAAGGAGCTGGGGCATTCTGTAAATCTAAAACCTCCATCCCGGAACGGCACGAACTGA
- the lipB gene encoding lipoyl(octanoyl) transferase LipB — translation MKKTLLINIGTTEYAFAWDMQKILHRERIAGKIPDIILFTEHYHTYTIGKSGGEDHLLATDDELVQGNVSVLKTDRGGDITYHGPGQIVCYPIIDLNNYYHDVHRYLRDLEEVVIRTLADFGIDAHREPEYTGVWVGSEKVCAIGVKVSRWVTMHGFAFNVNTDLSYFGRIIPCGIFHKGVSSLGQFLGRTVDITKVREVIAKMFTDVFQTEIESVNCDQFFEKYHIEMEKEHASA, via the coding sequence TTGAAAAAGACACTACTGATCAACATAGGCACCACAGAATACGCGTTCGCGTGGGATATGCAGAAGATTTTACATCGGGAAAGAATTGCTGGGAAGATTCCTGACATAATTCTTTTCACGGAGCATTATCATACATACACGATCGGCAAATCCGGAGGTGAAGATCATCTTCTCGCGACCGATGACGAATTAGTTCAAGGAAATGTCAGCGTTCTCAAGACAGACCGTGGTGGAGATATTACGTACCATGGCCCGGGTCAAATCGTATGTTATCCGATAATCGATTTGAACAATTATTATCATGATGTCCATCGCTATCTCCGTGACCTTGAAGAAGTTGTGATAAGAACGTTGGCGGATTTTGGAATTGATGCGCACCGGGAGCCCGAATATACCGGAGTTTGGGTCGGGAGCGAAAAGGTCTGTGCCATCGGAGTTAAAGTCAGTCGGTGGGTTACGATGCATGGCTTTGCGTTTAATGTCAACACTGATCTCTCTTATTTTGGCAGAATTATTCCATGCGGCATTTTCCACAAAGGCGTTTCCTCGCTTGGGCAATTCCTTGGAAGAACAGTCGACATCACCAAAGTAAGGGAAGTGATCGCCAAAATGTTTACAGATGTATTTCAAACAGAAATCGAATCCGTAAACTGCGATCAATTTTTTGAGAAGTACCACATAGAGATGGAGAAAGAACATGCCTCCGCTTGA
- the hrcA gene encoding heat-inducible transcriptional repressor HrcA, which translates to MATNELTHREKEVLREVIHDFILTANPVASKFIAKKMPENLSPATIRHVMAQLEQLGYLNHPHTSAGRVPTDRGYRIYLDSLISLDELDDDDRAKISDGLNSSSDSGELLSEASKLLGKVSKQLSLVSAPYFGEATLTKLELVPLNSCKILVVISLESGLIRTIVLEIETEVSDERLRKINSILNEKLSGLKLSEIRDTIIERVGDYAGENVISRLASMGDKIFSATPETDKVHIGMPQGILSQPEFDLPENLKGILEILGDENVILHILEKTDKTESITVKVGSENEEAKLKDYSLITARYEVGAIKGTVGVVGPRRMQYSRLIPLVDFVAKVISNKLSS; encoded by the coding sequence ATGGCAACGAACGAATTAACTCACAGAGAAAAGGAAGTTTTGAGAGAAGTCATTCACGACTTTATTCTTACGGCTAATCCCGTGGCGTCGAAATTTATTGCGAAAAAGATGCCGGAAAATCTTAGTCCCGCAACGATAAGGCACGTCATGGCACAACTTGAGCAGCTCGGCTACTTAAACCATCCGCACACGTCGGCGGGAAGAGTTCCCACAGACAGAGGTTACAGGATCTATCTTGACTCACTGATTTCTCTGGACGAGCTTGACGATGACGATCGCGCAAAAATTTCTGATGGACTAAATTCGTCGTCAGATTCAGGCGAACTATTGAGTGAGGCATCGAAACTCCTCGGCAAAGTCTCAAAACAACTGAGTCTTGTCTCCGCTCCGTATTTCGGAGAAGCAACTTTGACAAAACTGGAACTCGTTCCGTTAAACTCGTGCAAGATTCTGGTGGTGATCTCTCTCGAAAGCGGCCTGATAAGGACGATTGTACTGGAGATTGAAACCGAAGTGAGCGATGAGAGACTGAGAAAGATTAATTCTATCCTGAATGAAAAACTCAGCGGATTGAAATTATCGGAAATACGGGACACGATCATCGAGCGCGTCGGGGATTACGCTGGTGAAAATGTCATCAGCCGGCTTGCGAGCATGGGCGATAAGATCTTTTCAGCCACACCGGAGACCGATAAAGTCCACATTGGAATGCCGCAAGGAATTCTTTCTCAGCCTGAATTTGACCTGCCCGAGAACCTGAAGGGGATATTAGAAATCCTCGGCGACGAAAATGTAATCCTCCATATACTTGAGAAAACCGATAAGACGGAATCCATCACGGTGAAGGTCGGTTCAGAAAATGAAGAGGCAAAACTGAAAGATTACAGTCTGATAACGGCACGGTATGAAGTCGGAGCGATAAAAGGTACCGTCGGAGTGGTAGGACCTCGCAGGATGCAATACTCCCGGCTCATCCCGCTCGTTGACTTCGTTGCAAAAGTTATTTCAAACAAACTCAGCTCATAA
- a CDS encoding HAMP domain-containing sensor histidine kinase gives MRSSNPSSITLKAGLLLVAVFIAAGILIYTQSLVRQLIEREVRIAHLYASSLQYLASDQSPSQDYSFIFDDVLSSIDFPMILTDSSDVPFMPYERNIRNIRLDTTISFAEQRAYLERLMKRMDAQYPPIKVTLGKIVLSEVHYGESNLVTQLRYVPYVEFTVAGLFILLGYVAFSYIKRSEQSNIWVGMARETAHQLGTPLSSLMGWIEMMKDDVGGKRRTEIISDIEQDVSRLNKVAMRFSKIGSVPELKAICVGDAIENVLSYFSKRIPQTGKKVSLTFTGDRSLWAKFNSELFEWVLENLIKNSLDAIEDNDGKININLSRENGFVAIDVNDTGKGIDMKFRRDIFRPGYSTKKRGWGLGLSLAKRIVESYHDGEIFLKESKIGKGSTFRIRLRAEDPDYNA, from the coding sequence ATGCGATCTTCTAATCCATCTTCGATCACATTAAAAGCCGGGCTGCTCCTCGTTGCAGTTTTCATTGCGGCGGGTATTTTGATCTATACACAATCTTTGGTAAGACAATTGATCGAGCGGGAAGTGAGAATCGCCCATTTGTATGCAAGCTCCCTTCAGTATTTGGCAAGTGACCAATCGCCGTCTCAAGATTACAGCTTCATTTTCGACGATGTCCTGAGTTCGATAGACTTTCCGATGATTCTTACGGACAGCAGTGATGTTCCCTTCATGCCATACGAACGCAATATTAGAAACATCCGTCTTGACACAACTATCTCTTTTGCCGAACAGCGCGCTTACCTTGAAAGACTTATGAAGAGGATGGATGCGCAGTATCCGCCGATAAAGGTCACACTCGGGAAAATTGTCCTGAGCGAAGTCCATTACGGAGAGTCAAACCTCGTTACACAACTTCGATACGTACCTTATGTTGAGTTCACGGTCGCCGGGCTTTTCATTCTGCTGGGATACGTTGCGTTCAGCTATATCAAAAGGAGTGAGCAATCAAATATCTGGGTAGGAATGGCGAGAGAGACAGCGCACCAGCTTGGCACGCCGCTTTCAAGCTTGATGGGATGGATAGAAATGATGAAGGATGATGTCGGTGGGAAGCGAAGAACCGAGATCATTTCCGATATTGAGCAGGATGTGAGCAGATTAAATAAAGTCGCCATGCGGTTTTCAAAAATCGGATCGGTGCCGGAATTGAAGGCCATCTGTGTGGGTGATGCGATCGAGAATGTTCTATCGTATTTCAGCAAGAGAATTCCTCAAACCGGGAAAAAAGTCTCATTGACTTTCACAGGAGACCGCTCCTTGTGGGCCAAATTTAACTCGGAACTTTTCGAATGGGTTCTGGAAAATCTGATTAAGAATTCTCTGGATGCCATCGAAGATAATGACGGAAAGATAAACATAAATCTCTCGAGAGAAAACGGTTTTGTCGCGATCGACGTCAATGATACGGGGAAAGGCATCGACATGAAATTCAGGCGAGACATTTTCAGACCCGGTTATTCGACTAAGAAACGAGGCTGGGGGCTTGGATTGAGTCTCGCAAAGAGGATTGTGGAGTCATACCATGATGGTGAAATTTTTTTAAAAGAGAGCAAGATCGGAAAAGGATCGACGTTCAGAATAAGATTAAGAGCGGAAGATCCAGATTACAACGCATAA
- the lpdA gene encoding dihydrolipoyl dehydrogenase: MAELKKYDLVVLGGGPGGYVAAIRAGQLGMKVGCVERDRLGGICLNWGCIPSKALLKSAEVMSLFKESKEYGITYENLKVDFKKVIKRSRDAANRLSQGVEYLFKKNKIEKISGTGKFLNPRTLAVVDNYGKEVTQVEGKNIIISTGARPRDLPGIKIDRKKVVTSTEAMTLESIPKDMVIIGAGAIGAEFAYFCNAFGTKVTLIEMMSNILPLEDMEVTAQLEREFKKQGIEVLTETKVESAAASGNGVSVKVVNKKGSQELKAEIALVAVGIQGNSDNLGLESIGVQVEKSWIKADKTNYKTAVNGIYAIGDVIGPPWLAHVASAEGIRCVEGIAGVESEPLDYNSIPGCTYCQPQVASIGITEAKAKELNYETKIGRFPFTANGKAIAANEAVGFVKLIFDAKYGELLGAHIIGHGATELIAELGVAKKLETTPLEIIRTVHAHPTLSEAVKGAAEEALGQSIDI; this comes from the coding sequence ATGGCTGAACTGAAGAAGTATGATCTTGTTGTGCTCGGCGGGGGGCCTGGCGGATACGTGGCGGCTATTCGCGCGGGTCAACTCGGGATGAAGGTCGGATGCGTCGAGCGCGACAGGCTCGGTGGAATTTGTCTTAACTGGGGCTGTATACCATCAAAAGCACTTCTCAAGAGTGCGGAGGTGATGTCCTTGTTCAAAGAATCCAAGGAGTACGGAATCACCTACGAAAATCTCAAAGTCGATTTTAAGAAAGTCATAAAGAGGAGCCGCGATGCGGCGAATAGGTTGTCTCAGGGAGTAGAATATCTTTTCAAGAAGAACAAGATTGAGAAGATTAGTGGAACAGGAAAATTCTTGAATCCCAGAACTCTCGCTGTAGTCGATAATTATGGTAAGGAAGTGACGCAGGTCGAGGGAAAAAACATAATAATCTCAACCGGAGCAAGACCACGTGATCTGCCAGGTATTAAGATCGATAGGAAAAAAGTAGTTACAAGCACCGAAGCAATGACACTAGAGTCGATACCCAAAGACATGGTAATTATTGGGGCAGGTGCTATCGGAGCGGAGTTCGCGTACTTCTGCAACGCATTCGGTACAAAAGTCACTTTGATTGAAATGATGTCGAATATACTTCCTCTTGAAGATATGGAAGTTACTGCACAGCTTGAAAGGGAATTCAAGAAGCAAGGGATTGAAGTGTTGACGGAAACGAAAGTCGAATCCGCCGCCGCCTCTGGGAATGGTGTGTCAGTTAAGGTTGTCAATAAGAAAGGTTCACAGGAACTCAAGGCTGAAATCGCCCTTGTTGCAGTCGGCATTCAAGGGAATTCGGACAACCTCGGGTTAGAAAGTATTGGGGTGCAGGTTGAGAAATCGTGGATAAAAGCTGACAAGACGAACTACAAGACCGCAGTAAATGGTATCTATGCAATCGGTGATGTCATCGGGCCGCCGTGGCTTGCACACGTCGCCTCGGCGGAGGGAATCCGATGCGTGGAAGGAATTGCCGGAGTCGAGTCCGAGCCGTTGGATTACAACAGCATTCCCGGTTGCACGTATTGTCAGCCCCAGGTGGCAAGCATAGGAATTACGGAGGCGAAGGCAAAAGAGCTTAACTATGAAACTAAGATCGGCAGATTTCCGTTCACAGCTAATGGAAAGGCTATCGCAGCCAATGAAGCTGTCGGCTTTGTGAAATTGATTTTTGATGCGAAATACGGCGAGTTGCTTGGCGCGCATATTATCGGACATGGTGCGACCGAGCTGATTGCCGAGTTGGGTGTGGCGAAGAAACTTGAAACTACACCACTGGAGATTATCCGCACTGTCCATGCACATCCGACACTGAGCGAAGCCGTTAAGGGAGCCGCCGAAGAAGCGCTCGGACAATCAATAGATATTTGA
- the grpE gene encoding nucleotide exchange factor GrpE, with protein MSETKDREKNPSGKNSRERETENKENMANKENLGEDNASTVETEKQIENDFEKLQKQLGETEALVGTYKDQLLRLAAEFDNFRKRVEADKTDFVKFSNEKIIKDLIPVLDDFQRALENGKKNSENESFKKGIELIYQKLYKLLEDKGLKPIESVGKEFDVTYHDVLMQVQREDVKPGTIVEEVERGYALNGKIIKHAKVIVASPGQDGTEQEPKN; from the coding sequence ATGTCAGAAACAAAAGACAGAGAGAAGAACCCTTCCGGAAAGAACTCCCGGGAGAGAGAAACTGAAAATAAGGAGAATATGGCAAACAAAGAGAACTTAGGTGAAGATAACGCTAGCACGGTCGAGACAGAGAAACAAATTGAAAATGATTTTGAAAAACTCCAGAAACAACTCGGCGAAACAGAAGCGTTGGTCGGAACGTATAAGGACCAGCTCCTGCGGCTTGCAGCCGAGTTCGATAATTTCCGAAAAAGAGTTGAGGCGGATAAGACCGACTTCGTGAAATTTTCAAATGAAAAAATAATCAAGGATCTCATTCCGGTTCTCGACGATTTTCAACGGGCACTGGAAAACGGAAAGAAGAATTCGGAAAATGAATCCTTCAAGAAAGGCATAGAGCTTATTTATCAAAAGCTTTATAAGCTCCTTGAGGACAAAGGGCTTAAGCCGATTGAGTCGGTCGGAAAAGAGTTCGACGTAACGTACCATGATGTACTCATGCAGGTACAGAGGGAGGATGTAAAGCCGGGCACGATTGTCGAAGAAGTAGAACGCGGTTACGCCCTTAATGGAAAGATCATCAAGCATGCGAAAGTTATTGTTGCGTCGCCGGGCCAGGATGGAACAGAACAGGAACCAAAGAATTAA